From a region of the Kwoniella mangroviensis CBS 8507 chromosome 1 map unlocalized Ctg01, whole genome shotgun sequence genome:
- a CDS encoding mitochondrial 54S ribosomal protein uL6m, protein MSVNNSIATARRQLHSCAVRNSHIGKVPIAVPPSVTLSIPLTSNLSNVSSSSTSAQRVFSVTGPLGSASIPISPSVVLTPPSSSSPSITVSVRDPTVKTQRSIWGLTRTLINNAVTGVSTGFNLEVRLVGVGYRAAIEPIPPVFLELAKQRNPQSADSLPRERLNIKLGFAHPVLIDIPSDIKATVPAPTKIVLSGTDKQKLGQFAATIRQWRKPEPYRGKGIFVGDETIKLKEIKKK, encoded by the exons atgTCTGTCAACAACTCAATCGCAACCGCACGACGTCAGCTACACTCCTGCGCTGTCAGAAATTCCCACATCGGCAAAGTCCCGATCGCTGTACCACCCTCAGTAACCCTTTCGATACCCCTtacttccaacctctccaacgtctcttcatcttccacttcagctCAGAGGGTGTTCTCCGTCACAGGTCCACTTGGGTCCGCTTCGATACCAATCTCTCCCTCAGTAGTCCTGACccctccctcatcatcctcaccatccataACCGTCTCAGTACGCGATCCTACCGTCAAAACGCAACGTAGTATTTGGGGTTTGACACGAACTCTCATCAATAATGCGGTCACTGGTGTATCCACAGGTTTCAATTTAGAGGTCAGACTAGTAGGTGTAGGTTATCGAGCTGCTATAGAGCCGATACCCCCGGTATTCCTAGAATTAGCCAAGCAACGTAATCCTCAGTCAGCCGATTCGCTCCCTCGCGAGAGGCTGAACATCAAACTCGGTTTCGCTCATCCCGTTCTCATCGACATCCCATCTGACATCAAGGCTACCGTTCCTGCACCAACGAAGATCGTTCTCAGCGGTACTGACAAGCAGAAATTAGGTCAATTCGCGGCAACAATCAGGCAATGGAGAAAGCCTGAGCCATATAGAGGAAAG GGTATATTCGTTGGTGACGAGACTATCAAACTCAaagaaatcaagaagaagtag
- a CDS encoding V-type proton ATPase catalytic subunit A, with the protein MDRAKRDLPKVRDEERERMFGSVYSVSGPVVIGENMRGCAMYELVRVGHDELVGEVIRIEADRATIQVYEETSGVTVGDPVLRTGKPLSVELGPGLMTNIYDGIQRPLKAIQEKSQSIYIPRGINTESLSREIKWDFNPASFRVGDHLSGGDIFGSVYENSLVDNHKIMLPPRAMGTITRIAEKGSYTVEDVVLETEFQGKTTQHTMMQLWPVRAPRPVAQKETASYPLFTGQRVLDALFPCVQGGTTAIPGAFGCGKTVISQALSKFSNSDIIIYVGCGERGNEMAEVLADFPELTLERDGREEPIMKRTALVANTSNMPVAAREASIYTGITLSEYFRDQGNNVAMMADSTSRWAEALREISGRLAEMPADSGYPAYLGAKLASFYERAGKVTCLGNPVRQGTVSIVGAVSPPGGDFSDPVTSATLGIVQVFWGLSKALAQRKHFPSVDWNVSYSKYLKVLDPHYEKSNPGFIDLRTRAKEILQKEQDLAEIVQLVGKSALGESDKITLEVARMLKDDFLQQNGISEYDRYCPFYKTSGMLKNFVAFYDQSQRAVETSDMTFAKVRDSAADVMYKLSQMKFESPNTQSEQDIQGKFDQLYNEIGETFRRMQE; encoded by the exons ATGGACAGAGCGAAACGGGATCTTCCCAAG GTCCGAGatgaggaaagggagagaatGTTCGGTTCGGTCTATTC TGTTTCCGGACCGGTCGTTATCGGTGAAAACATGCGAGGATGTGCAATGTACGAATTGGTTAGAGTCGGGCACGATGAGTTGGTAGGAG AGGTCATTCGTATCGAGGCAGATCGAGCCACCATCCAAGTCTATGAGGAGACATCTGGTGTCACTGTTGGAGATCCGGTACTCAGGACTGGTAAACCATTGAGTGTTGAACTTGGACCTG GTCTCATGACAAACATTTACGA TGGTATTCAACGTCCACTGAAAGCTATCCAAGAGAAATCTCAGAGTATTTACATTCCTC GTGGTATCAATACCGAATCCTTGAGCAGAGAGATCAAATGGGATTTCAACCCTGCGTCTTTCCGAGTCGGTGACCATCTATCTGGAGGTGATATCTTCGGTAGCGTCTATGAGAACTCTCTTGTAGACAACCATAAAATCATGCTTCCCCCTCGAGCTATGGGTACCATCACCCGAATCGCTGAGAAAGGCAGCTATACCGTCGAG GATGTCGTGCTTGAAACCGAATTCCAAGGCAAAACCACTCAACATACCATGATGCAGCTCTGGCCTGTCAGAGCTCCTCGACCAGTAGCTCAAAAGGAGACCGCCTCTTATCCCCTGTTCACTGGACAACGAGTTTTGGATGCGTTGTTCCCATGTGTCCAAGGTGGTACCACTGCTATTCCTGGTGCATTCGGATG TGGTAAAACCGTTATC AGTCAAGCCTTGTCGAAATTCTCCAACTCTGATATCATTATTTACGTTGGTTGTGGTGAGCGTGGTAATG AAATGGCTGAAGTGTTGGCGGAT TTCCCCGAACTCACTCTTGAACGAGATGGTCGAGAAGAACCCATCATGAAGCGTACCGCTCTTGTTGCCAATACTTCCAACATGCCTGTGGCCGCTCGAGAAGCCTCCATCTACACTGGTATCACCTTGTCCGAATACTTCCGTGATCAAGGTAACAACGTTGCCATGATGGCAGATTCTACTTCCAGATGGGCCGAAGCTTTGCGAGAAATCTCTGGTCGATTGGCTGAAATGCCTGCCGATTCCGGTTACCCAGCTTATCTTGGTGCTAAGCTTGCCAGTTTCTACGAGCGAGCCGGTAAAGTCACTTGTCTCGGTAACCCTGTCAGACAAGGTACTGTCTCTATCGTTGGTGCCGTCTCTCCACCCGGTGGTGATTTCTCAGATCCAGTTACCAGTGCTACGCTCGGTATCGTGCAAGTGTTCTGGGGTCTGTCCAAAGCTCTCGCTCAACGTAAACATTTCCCTTCCGTCGATTGGAATGTCTCATACTCCAAATACCTCAAGGTCCTCGACCCTCACTACGAAAAGAGTAACCCTGGTTTCATTGACTTGCGTACCAGAGCCAAGGAGATTTTGCAAAAAGAGCAAGATTTGGCAGAGATTGTGCAACTTGTCGGAAAGAGTGCTTTGGGTGAAAGTGATAAGATCACTTTGGAAGTCGCTCGAatgctcaag GATGATTTCCTGCAACAAAACGGTATTTCCGAGTATGATCGATACTGCCCATTCTACAAGACGTCAGGCATGTTGAAGAACTTTGTTGCCTTCTATGATCAGTCTCAACGAGCTGTGGAAACCAGTGACATGACTTttgccaag GTTCGTGACTCTGCCGCCGATGTCATGTACAAACTCTCCCAAATGAAATTCGAATCGCCCAACACTCAAAGCGAGCAAGATATCCAAGGCAAATTCGACCAATTATACAACGAGATCGGCGAGACCTTCAGGCGAATGCAAGAATAG
- a CDS encoding mitochondrial import inner membrane translocase subunit TIM13 — MSSLFGSSGATPDMAARKEQMKQSIQQELAIANAQQLINKINENCFAKCITKPSTSLTSSQETCLSQCMSLYMAAFDQVSRSYVSRISKERGAAPGIGL, encoded by the exons ATGTCTTCCCTCTTCGGTTCCTCTGGTGCGACTCCCG ACATGGCTGCTCGAAAGGAGCAAATGAAGCAATCCATACAACAGGAG CTTGCCATCGCCAACGCTCAACAATTGATTAACAAGATCAACGAGAAT TGTTTCGCCAAATGTATCACTAAACCTTCCACCTCCCTCACTTCTTCGCAAGAG ACTTGCTTGTCGCAATGTATGTCCCTTTACATGGCCGCTTTCGATCAAGTATCTCGATCGTATGTCTCTAGAATATCGAAAGAACGAGGAGCCGCCCCCGGTATTGGTCTTTAA